From the Lactuca sativa cultivar Salinas chromosome 9, Lsat_Salinas_v11, whole genome shotgun sequence genome, the window ATGCCCGCCAGCAGGCGTGGAAATGGTGTCAGAAATACTAACTGCAATAACAATCAAGAACATCAGTGGGCGACTATCAATGAAAATGCCTCATGCCACAAACCTACGAAGAAGAAGcgaaaattttggaacaaaaaggaGCGCAACCAATCTCAAAAACTCGCTAAAAGAAAACAATATGGGGCTGCTCCTACTATGATGACAGCAATCACAACTCATGCTTCGACAATAGCCACAACGTCTGCCACTCCAGCACCGGTCAGGAAGTATATGGGAACACTTtcgaagtgtaacaagtgtaagtACGATCACACATGAGCTTGCTGGATTCCACGCTgtactaactgcaacaggaaaggacataccACTCGCTTCTGCAGAATCCCGACTCAACTCATCACTTCAACTGTAACATCCtagaatatcaagagtagagttgaagggctaaaagtgtaagtgtgaaagggcaactcggcgagtccacgagtggacacGGCGAGTAGGttcgcgactctagtcgcgtgttaagtggccaactcggcgagtagcttgggtggactcggcgagttggtgctgagtggagaaaaccctaatttcgaaggttgagccctatataaagaacataaaacttcttccccagcctctttatcattCCTTGGGTTCCAGAAATTCTAAATTCGTGAGGAGACCCCATTATTGAGTGAATTAGAGTTTGGAGAAGGATCTTTGGTACTTtaagattgaagatttggaggcttgtatcagaaagcttggggagatcagaaatctacagttggttgggctcattccaggggtaaggaaccatttccttaagctttTTTTCATGgggttcatgtgtggtggttgatatggcatctaaattgagatagaagcttggatctgaggatgctactttagatctaagcttgtgatggtcctatatgtcatagAGTCCCGATTCTTGAGTGATtagtgaagcccttttgtcccaaaccctagccctagagtgaaaAATggatagatctctttggatccacgtaaagtttgccactttacgtgatgtatgACTTGTAGAAgaatagatctatggtttagagcttctgcatggcttggaaagcctctgtatggtttcagatataggggtactcggcgagtcacaagggtgtactcggcaagttgcttgaagataggctggaactcgacgagttggatgaatatggtcaggaactcggcgagttggaagaacaagtcggcgagttggttgcagatatcattgcactcggcgagtctgttcttggactttacGAGTCTGTTCGTGAGGTTCTAacgtttcttctggttgagctatgaatcagtgagtcaagggatgactcggtgagtcgagtgtgaaaggactcaaagttgttggactcggcgagtctccgggtgactcggcgagttgagtcgcagatTGGGGAAGTTCAGTGCATGGGGACTTGGCGAGtaatcgggttgactcggcgagtagaggcgATCAGGGgtttactttgactttgactttaaccaagggttgaccagttgactttcagaggcattttggtaattgttggcatttgtattgagttcagtgttttggtggttggccaATGGTGGGGATCATAtaagtggtcggagcagcttgggtttatctgttcagtcggcagttgcgaggtgagttatcctcactatatcaacagggtctacggcaccaaggccggccctttatcggattgtgatccgggtatcgttgttatgttattgccttgctatgttgcatcctggtagttaggatggtatatgttagggacctggttaaggtcgaaatcatggtatataggattatgctatgctagtgaccggttaggtcggtatcctagttaggacgatgttatgctttgtgatctgctagatcggtttgattggatgtgaattgttatatgtttgaatgtttatgtgcacatggttgtttggactggggttggacctgctttgtgctgtagaccAACATACCCATGGCGGACTGGTTATTTCAAAGGCCCatcgagcggtctggataggctgcaggcccaagagggcagaccagacgtgccgaggctcggagagtggaccagaccgactgaaggcccggtgcggacagaccagtcatactgtagactcagagattggaccaggtggattgaaggcctggtgcgggcggaccagtcacactgtagactcgatgtatatgggtagactcggggggggggggggggggtggaccaggtggagtgttggccggtgtggcggaccagtcacacagtagacctaaAGTGCATCGCTGTTCTGTGTTctattatgatatggcatgttatgtgtgtatggtatatgtggttggtattttggggatatctcactaagcatttgggcttacagttgtggtttaatgtttttcaggttcttcaggagaccgtggcaaggcaaaggcgtgatcgtaccgctcttcatgtttatgttttatgatgtggttctgggaagactctgaaataattgtattgaaaacctttttgtaataattttatgaaatcgggttgtttttgaaatgttcaaattggttggaattttatggaCGTTACACCAACCACGAATACTGGTGTAAGTCCAGTATGCTACCGGTGTGGTGTaaagggacacttcaaaagggactgcccaaccaAGAGGAATGACGGAGAAATAGGAGGAGTTTCACAACCGAACCAGCAGAAGTAACAAGGAAccttattaggacttttgtaatgtttccaacgacaaaaacgtttatgtaccatatgtttgtaatgaatttggtataCTTGCTAAAACTACCGTCGTTCTAAAAGTAGtcaaaatactctctcgttcaatTAAAATCAAAACACTTATGTGCATCAAGCGATCATTGAGAGACCTGTTAGGGATCATAATATGATGCGCCATCACTAATTATCAGAACACATATACTATCAATACTAGTGGCTGCAGTGAGAATCGTCTGCAGAAATAATAACACCGAACAATACGAAACACACTAACAAGAAACGCAGGAAACTCTATTTCCCTAACTAATATTTCGTTCGAATGCAACTTAACGCATGTTTTATTAGGAAGGTTCGATGACAACATTCGGTTTGGATTGGGTTAATCCTCACCTTCCCAATAAATAGTACTACGAAAAGACCCCTCACCTAACACTTTGAATATCGAAACCCTCGGCTCTCTTAAACACAAATCTGACATGGACCTCCGGGTCATCCCTCGTTACGAAAccccgaagtacccaagagaggagTATTATGTCATCCGACTGTTCTACCAAACTCAGCTATATATGACCTCTACGCACGAGTttatgatagatggaccagggaTGAGTCCTACCATGAACTTCGGGGAAAGACTACCCAGGAAAGCGAGTAAATGTTCTACCATTCAAATTAGTCTAGCCACATAAATCGAACCCATACGTTCCCTACCGACCTAAACGACTAACGAGATGGTGAAAATCCGTTGGGATGATAAACAATAATCAAAACCCAAATAAAGAGAGAAGTAAGAAACGACCCTCCAAATACAAAGGCAGGCCCTACGTAATAATCAGGAGTCCTCACTAACACCTCAAGACAACAAAAGATGTACGGGGTCAGCTAGGTTATGCATGACCTTGAGCTAGGAGAGGTGGTATTCGTCCTAGAGATCTAGAGGCACTATCTCCACGACACGAAGTGTACAATCCTCACCGATCATAAGAATCTGGAAGCCAAGAGCGGCAGGACATGTTATCCCATGAACTAGATGTGGACGCCGAAGTTGATAGAACCAGAAAAGACGTCATGAACAAGGCACATGAAAAATCGCTACCCCATTCCTCTTGGTTCACAAAAGAGGTATCTAGAACTCAAGAACTAACATCAGTGGCCGAATAGGAAAGCTTTCATCGCTACACATATGGGCAAGTATGGGACATGTGCCAAGATTTAGGAAAAACAACAGAAGCCTTCGAGATCCTACAATGACCAATGATAACCAAAAGGAAGTGTAAGAAGATAGCCATGAACTTCAcaaccaagctacccaagtcaAAGGGACgatctcgataccatttgggtaatcacGGACAGATTGACAGATTCCGTGCACTTCCTAcaaatcaaagaaaccgacatgAGGGGGGAGAGTCGACTACGAAGTACATCAAAAGGATTATACGATTGCATGATGTGTCAACACCTATTACCCCCAACAGATATGGTAGACTGATTTCGTGATTCTAGCATCCCCtatggggactaggctagacatgagtacggcctaccacctACAAACCGACGGGTTGAGAAAAAGGAACTGTTCAAACCTTGAAAGACAAGCTAATGGCTCAGGTGATTGACTTCGGTAAAGCGTGGGAATCCCCACTTATCACCCATTGAACTTTCACACGACAACAACTATCACTCTAACATCAATGTCGCTCCATACGAAGCTATCTATAACCACAAGATCAGATCACCACTACGCTAGGCTGAAGTGAGAGGTACACAGATAGCGAAGGGACAAGTCCTTAGCAAAACCCTCACTGgccctgaaatcataagggagacaacAGAAAAGATCCCACAAATTCAAGAAAGTCTGAAAACGTCTTAAGATCAACGAGAGGGCTACGCAGATAAGCTACGCAAACACTTAGAATTCCAGGTGAATGACCGGGTACTATCGGAGGTCTCACCATCGAAGGGGACGTTACATTTCGGTAAACGTGTGCCTTcgaaatccttgccaggattggccGAGTGGCGTACAAACTTCGACTGCCAcatgaacttagtaacgtaccctgatatgtgcataattagtttattatttagcatacatttttattcatttttaactaattatgtgtataatgtggacaaaaggtacttaatattgtttaaattttgttttcagtccaaaagagaTGATTAGGGGTGAAAGGGAACAAGGGaaagcaattagagaccaaagaatgaagattgaGAGACAAAAGcttacctactcggcgagtacacgagcTTACTCGGTGAGCTCTttagaatattccagaagataagcCACGACTCCTGATCTAAGACGGATAACtaagaacctactcggcgagttgggtctgctactcgccgagtacaccatGTTTTGAGATAGTTATAAAAACCGAGCCTTTATCCGATGGGAATACTTTTCTGGCGTTTTTTGAAGCTCCATTTGCGATTGAGAACCCTTGAAGGCGCTGAGGAACTCTAATCTTCAACCTTTTGAAGAATTAAAGCAACTAGGTTAttcattccacttagctttaggaattAAGTATGTATAATCTAGttaaacttgtttttgtgtttgtttttactacaactatgagctaaatacgtttttgtttctgtttggggaataccaaggaactcctatggtttaattcttagcttttggttgattgtttattggtgatttgttaaattaagtttgttaaagaaccttatgcattaatcacaactattttatgttaattgGAAGATAATTAAGCTACATGAACATCTCTTatttgttaacctcatatgtctatatGAACACTTAATCATACGCTtaggaataatgaatatgaaactaagattaacaaGGTAATGGGTAGATTAATGTGTGaacttgtttgagaaaccaacaaacaagaggttaattgaaccactAATTTAATTAACCACTAAAAATCTTATTTAATTCAAatcattaatctagggaattaattaatttaaacacttgatcactaCTTAAATTAAttgattgtctaagggttaggagtaatgaacatgaacctaaccactatagttggtagccaatagcaattaatctatcataaatacaaaataaccgtaggagtgaattggttgaacctaaatagaaacatctttatcaagtttggtgaattagttgtttgctttagttacttagttaattaagtgttttatggtgtatctaagtttctagtcttgcaaaactagagaaaaaacctttttactttcattaattttttagttaaaattagccatAAGTTTAactttccgttccctgagttcgataccctacttattcagttataccactaaaagacaggttcactgcctttgtgtgctaaatttattaataaaaagtaggaataaaacaagtgcattttacacacatcaagtttttggcgctgtTGTCGGagaacggttctaaataattaatCTAATCCCTAAAtttttcgatcctttgtgtgagtttactgGCACAAAGTTAATTTATTGCAATATAGTAGTTAGAAATTAGGTTTTAGCATAtgttttagttttaatattaagtttataatttcttcaaaattacactgatactcgccgagtgcagtcgcacctactcggcgagtacaagtGTATTTGGCAgattaattttcaatttttttagtacactttttttgttctttttacgtttGTATCTTGTTTATTTCAGGACTTTCATGACTAGAGGATCAAGAACCCCGCTGGTACCCCCGTTTGAAGATCCCGAATCCGCATTGAAAAGGAACAAAGGAAAGGACGTGGAGAGCTCGAGTACACCAAAGAAGTCACCTTTGTCCAATttgaagactgtttttgggaaaaagaagagcagcaaatcaggagcatccagcgcTTCTTTAGTAATCAACGAACCGGTTAAGGAAGATATTGAGTACGAGATCAAGGAAAAAGAGGAGCCTACATACGAGCATGAAACCAATTCGGaggaagagttagctatcacaatggctaacattgatgaaatccccATGGGAGAATGGAAGATGAGGATGCGCGACGACACTGGCTCGGGACTTGTGCAAGCCGCAATTCCCACGACTGCTACTATCGGTCTAAAGGGTCATATCCTAGCTTTACTTAAAGAAATACCTTTTTATGGAAAAGACCACGAAGATGCCTACAAGCAtttggatgaagtcaatgatgtagctgattacttCATTGTTCCAAATGTGCCTCGCGAGACTCAGCTACTTCGTATGCTTCCGGTGACATTCAAAGGTGTTGCAAAAGActggctcaagtcacttccccccggatcagtcaccacatgggccaagatgaaagaagaattcattgatcacttttgcccagcttccaagatagccaagttgaagaaggccattgctaactttgaacaacaagctggagagttggtatatgaagcatgggagaggtagaagagcttactaagaaactgcccacaccatgacctaaacagccagcaagaagtctccatcttctatgatggagtcaatgtcacaaccAGGCAGTTACTAGACTcgcaaggcccgctcacaaagaagccgcccccggtgatcaaagaattgattaaagaattctctaaacactctagagaataccacaaccctagacATGATGTCACTAGGGGAGCCGCTTATGCAGCTACTAAGGACTTATCCGCGGTCATGGCTATGTTAAAAACCATGGATAAGAGGATGGATAAAATGGAccaaacgatccatgctattcGGGTGGGCTGTGAAAACTGCAATGGACCTCACCTCACTAGAGTATGTGATTTAGATGAGAATGGCAACAAGAAGGTGCAAGTTTGTTACTCAAGTGGAGAccgatatgatgaagactggcgcaaacaaaagaaagagtggctcccttatgaagagtacaagaaagCCAAGGAGGAAAGGTTTAGGCAAAAAGGGAGAGGTTTCTACCAAAAAGAGGAGCCAGTGCAAGAGAGAAAGCCAAGCTTGGAAGAAATGCTCACCAAATTTGTAGTTGCTTCAGAAAAAAGACATAGTGATCATGATGTTGCAATTCAAGAAACAAGGACCATGCTTAAAAACCAGCAAGCATCTATCCACAATATAGAAACACAGCTtgggcaacttgctcaacaaatcaaccaaaggTCACCGGGCGAACTTCCTAGCAAAACTGAAAATAACCCACGAGGCGCGCACATAAACATAGTCACGAAAAGAAGTGGGAAGATAATCACTCCCGTAGCACCTATTCAGACTGAGGCCTCCAAGGAATCACAGAAGGAGGAGGCAGAAAATTAAGCAGAAGAGCAAAACTTACAATCTGacagccctactcgccgagtaccacgtatggactcggcaagtacacTACTAAATCCGAAAAAACAGATCCCTGAAAAGCTGTTTCAGCCTCCAATGCCAAACCCAGCCAGAGCTATAAAAGAGAAGCAGGAAGAGGAATACCATAAGTTTCTAGATCATATCAAGACTCTTCAAATTAACATACCCTTCACTAAAGCCGTCATGCAAATGCCCAAATATGCAAAGTTCCTTAAAGAACTTCTCACTAATAGAAGGAAgatggaagaagtgaagaaggtaGTCCTCAATGAAAACTGCTCAGCTGCTATGCTAAATAAGCTACCAAAGAAGAAGGGTGACCCGGGGAGTTTGACtttaccttgccaatttggcaacttggATGTTATTCATGCCTTAGCTGATTCGGGAGCAAGTGTGAACCTAATGCCAtactcattctttaagaagctggATCTCCCGGAGCCAAGGCCAATTCGCATGGCCATTCACTTGGCAAACAAGACAGTCACCTTCCCAAGAGGCATATGTGAAGACTTACTAGTCAAGGTGGACAAATTCGTCTTTCCTGCTGATTTCATCATTCTAGACATGGAGGCGGATCCACAAGTTCCAATCATCCTTGGAAAGCCCTTCCTCAACACGGCAAGTGCTATAGTAGACATGAGGGACTCGAAGCTCACCTTGCGAGTAGGAGAAGATTCAGTCACATGTGGGGTAGACCAAGCTATGAAGTATTCAAGGAACGGTAATGACACGACATTCTCAATTGATATGCTTGACGACTTAATGGAGGAATGAATAAGTGAAGATTCCAGCAAGTTCCCTACTGATGATAGATATGCTAGTAGGGAGCAATCGCAAGGAATGGTCGGATATgctagatgatgcactttgggcttttcgtacagctttcaaaacacctattggtactacaccatataggttagtttatggaaagcaatgccATTTGCCGGTAGAGATAGAGCATAAGGCGTTTTGGGCCTTAAAGATGTGTAACTTCGATATGAAGGAACTCAAGAGCAACCGGTTGatgcaaatgaatgctcttgagGAGCTGAGGAATGATGCATACTCTAGTTCATGGCTTTATAAAGAGAAGACCAAGATGTGGCATGACAAAAGgattaaagaaaataaagaatttcATGAAGGCCAAAAAGTGTTGCTCTTTAATTCACGACTAAAGCTTTTCTCGGGAAAACTCAAGTCAAGATGGGATGGTCTTTTTCTGGTGAAGACGGTGTTTCCACATGGTGCTATAGAGCTATTGTCAAGAGATGGAACACCTTTCAAGGTCAATGGCCATAGGGTCAAAAAGTATGAAGAAGGAGTCCCCTGGAATGAAGGAATGGAAGAGTTGTTGTTGCTGGAAGGGATTGCAACCACGTAGAAGGGgaggagtccagctaatgactccttaaaaagaagtgCTTCTCAGGAGGCAACCCGAGTCtcaagtttgcattttctttccttttccttaattttatttttatctttttcattCGTCTTCTTCTGAAAATAtaattgcttgagggcaagcaatgcCTAGAGTGTGGGGTGGGTGGCTAAAAGaatgaaaaaaatacattaaattttgaaaacattaaattttttttcaaacTACAAGGATTACTTGCCGAGTAGGAGcgtatactcggcgagtacctgccCGAGTAACCCAATAAAACGCGTAAAGGcatttctactcggcgagtagaacctTTCTACTCAACGAGTAGCCAACTTACACGGATGAGATATAAATCTGTAAAAAAGGGGTTTTTC encodes:
- the LOC111903187 gene encoding uncharacterized protein LOC111903187, which codes for MDSASTLLNPKKQIPEKLFQPPMPNPARAIKEKQEEEYHKFLDHIKTLQINIPFTKAVMQMPKYAKFLKELLTNRRKMEEVKKVVLNENCSAAMLNKLPKKKGDPGSLTLPCQFGNLDVIHALADSGASVNLMPYSFFKKLDLPEPRPIRMAIHLANKTVTFPRGICEDLLVKVDKFVFPADFIILDMEADPQVPIILGKPFLNTASAIVDMRDSKLTLRVGEDSVTCGVDQAMKYSRNGNDTTFSIDMLDDLMEE
- the LOC111903188 gene encoding uncharacterized protein LOC111903188 is translated as MCNFDMKELKSNRLMQMNALEELRNDAYSSSWLYKEKTKMWHDKRIKENKEFHEGQKVLLFNSRLKLFSGKLKSRWDGLFLVKTVFPHGAIELLSRDGTPFKVNGHRVKKYEEGVPWNEGMEELLLLEGIATT